A window from Podospora bellae-mahoneyi strain CBS 112042 chromosome 1 map unlocalized CBS112042p_1, whole genome shotgun sequence encodes these proteins:
- a CDS encoding uncharacterized protein (EggNog:ENOG503NWAS; COG:J): MSDSGSLRGAYTPGRTATAYRKPKKQHFGRAGSATKMAACSISRVMNHLLIQLVAFAWLSESPAWALSNAFDVREASIDSVHNALFTQITTCREIVSAFIARVEEFNPTVNAIISLNPEALSIASKLDERIAAGNVTGSLFCIPVVLKDNYDAVGTNTTGACLDLANSKPLEDAPTVTALRNAGAVILGKANLHEMALEGLTVSSLGGQTVNPYDKTRTPGGSSGGAGAAVASNFAIFGTGTDTVNSLRSPANAGSLFSFRPTRGLISRAGVIPVSFTQDTVGAIARNPKDLAVALTVMASVGFDPNDNVTALVPPEVRGRDYSASLYGGSLTGRRFGFLDGFLNHTASAETTPVNDVMADMVEKLKGAGATVVNITESIYNTVTLAALDVQIYEFREVLDAYLARPRLGGSPRPDSFAELYNSGRFLVIPSQSGMIRSSLVSSTASTAYLDSLRKIQDLTQALDATFVRNNLDALIYPQQKNLVVKIGSPSQSGRNGILAALTGRPVVHVPAGFSPPSEDAPIGVPIGMEILGRPFAEGLLLNMANHIAEKFPVRRMPPFANGTVEARAYESVPVIRPDTGNIPGVYPIGVF; this comes from the exons ATGAGTGACTCTGGATCACTGCGGGGCGCTTACACACCTGGACGGACAGCCACCGCATATCGCAAGCCTAAGAAGCAACATTTTGGACGGGCAGGTTCAGCCACAAAG ATGGCAGCCTGTTCCATATCACGAGTCATGAACCATCTTCTGATCCAACTCGTAGCCTTTGCTTGGCTTTCTGAGTCTCCTGCATGGGCGCTCAGCAATGCGTTTGATGTCCGAGAAGCTAGTATCGACAGTGTGCACAATGCCTTGTTCACCCAGATCACTACCTGCAGAGAGATTGTCTCGGCGTTCATCGCGCGTGTCGAGGAGTTCAACCCAACTGTCAATGCCATCATCTCGCTGAACCCAGAGGCGTTGTCGATCGCGAGCAAGCTGGACGAGCGGATTGCCGCCGGCAACGTCACGGGCTCGCTTTTTTGCATCCCAGTGGTGCTCAAGGATAACTACGATGCTGTTGGGACGAACACAACGGGGGCTtgccttgaccttgccaaCAGCAAGCCGTTGGAGGATGCCCCGACCGTCACAGCTCTGAGAAACGCCGGTGCTGTCATTCTCGGCAAGGCAAACCTCCACGAAATGGCTCTTGAGGGCTTGACCGTCTCGTCTCTGGGCGGCCAGACCGTCAACCCGTACGACAAGACTCGGACGCCAGGAGGAAGCAGTGGGGGGGCTGGAGCAGCGGTGGCCTCCAACTTCGCCATCTTTGGCACGGGGACTGACACGGTAAACTCGCTGAGAAGTCCTGCCAATGCGGGCTCGTTGTTTAGTTTTCGCCCTACGAGGGGCCTGATTTCTCGTGCCGGAGTGATCCCCGTCAGCTTCACACAGGACACTGTTGGCGCGATTGCCCGCAATCCGAAGGATCTGGCTGTTGCGCTGACTGTTATGGCAAGTGTGGGATTTGACCCCAATGATAACGTCACGGCCTTGGTCCCGCCAGAGGTGCGGGGCAGGGACTATTCAGCCTCGTTGTATGGTGGCAGTCTGACGGGTCGACGGTTCGGTTTTCTAGACGGCTTCTTGAACCATACCGCCTCTGCCGAGACGACTCCGGTCAACGATGTCATGGCTGACATGGTGGAAAAGCTGAAAGGAGCCGGTGCCACAGTTGTCAACATCACCGAATCCATCTACAACACTGTCACCCTTGCAGCCCTCGACGTCCAAATCTACGAGTTCAGGGAGGTCCTCGACGCCTACCTCGCCCGGCCTCGACTCGGCGGCTCCCCTCGCCCAGACAGCTTCGCCGAGCTGTACAACAGCGGCAGATTCCTCGTCATCCCGAGCCAGTCGGGCATGATTCGATCCTCCCTTGTCTCCTCCACCGCTAGCACAGCCTATCTCGACTCCCTCCGCAAAATCCAGGACCTCACCCAAGCATTGGACGCAACCTTTGTCAGGAACAACCTCGACGCGTTGATCTATCCCCAACAGAAAAACCTCGTCGTCAAGATTGGCTCCCCGTCCCAGAGCGGGAGGAATGGGATTCTTGCCGCGTTGACTGGGCGGCCGGTGGTTCACGTACCGGCGGGCTTCTCGCCTCCGTCGGAGGACGCGCCGATTGGTGTGCCGATAGGGATGGAGATACTGGGGAGGCCGTTTgcggaggggttgctgttgAATATGGCGAATCATATTGCTGAGAAGTTTCctgtgaggaggatgccgcCGTTTGCTAATGGGACGGTGGAGGCGAGGGCGTATGAGAGTGTGCCGGTGATCAGGCCGGATACGGGGAATATTCCGGGGGTGTATCCTATTGGGGTGTTTTGA
- a CDS encoding uncharacterized protein (EggNog:ENOG503NU4Z; COG:S): protein MAPAVDAATRKRVLRVIFVSLLLDLLSFTFILPLFPKLLEFYRNAEAPLDASAPASKTLLSGVLGYLNAYKAAFARPIESRYDIVLLGGALGSLFSLLQAFASPIIGHLSDRHGRRTALLASMAGNILSVLLWVVAVDFRTFLASRVVGGLSEGNIQIATAIATDISDDTSRGSTMALIGACFSIAFTFGPALGAYLSTVPTVAANPFATAASFSLFLIVTETVYLWFSLPETLPKLTGTDKKSTKSEAKPIRRTNSHFLLNFIHFTFLLFFSGMEFSLPFMTYDLFGYSSASNGRLLGYVGLVASLLQGGVTRRLPPLLSVKTGVLACLAAFAMLGRITTVGGLYLAATCLATTSATVVSGLNALSSFEASEDERGRKLGVMRSWGQLGRGLGPILFTSVYWWAGRGTAYTLGATGIAVVSALVLFGLRTPPGSVKVKTKTSSKVEKSEL from the exons ATGGCACCAGCCGTAGATGCCGCGACCCGGAAAAGGGTTTTGAGGGTCATCTTTGTTTCCCTGCTGTTGGACTTG CTCTCATTTACCTTCATCCTGCCCCTGTTCCCGAAACTGCTCGAGTTCTACCGCAACGCTGAGGCGCCGCTCGATGCTTCCGCCCCGGCATCCAAGACTCTGCTTTCCGGCGTGCTGGGCTACCTCAATGCGTACAAGGCCGCCTTTGCGCGTCCGATTGAGTCCCGATATGATATTGTGCTGCTGGGCGGGGCTCTGGGAAGCTTGTTCTC TCTTCTCCAAGCTTTTGCCTCCCCCATCATTGGTCACCTATCTGATCGCCATGGCCGGCGCACTGCTCTTCTCGCCAGCATGGCAGGCAACATTCTCTCTGTCCTTCtttgggttgttgctgtcgacTTCCGaaccttcctcgcctcccgaGTTGTAGGCGGTCTCTCCGAAGGCAACATCCAGATTGCTACCGCCATTGCAACCGACATCTCCGATGACACCTCCCGCGGCTCCACCATGGCCCTCATCGGCGCATGCTTCTCCATTGCCTTTACCTTCGGTCCGGCCCTGGGTGCTTACCTCTCTACGGTTCCCACCGTGGCAGCCAACCCTTTCGCTACTGCTGCCTCGTTCTCGCTTTTCCTCATCGTTACCGAGACCGTCTACCTCTGGTTCTCTCTTCCCGAGACCCTCCCCAAGTTGACCGGCACAGACAAGAAGAGCACCAAGTCGGAGGCCAAGCCGATTCGGAGAACCAACTCTCACTTTCTCCTCAACTTTATCCACTTCACTTTCTTGCTGTTCTTCTCCGGCATGGAATTCTCTCTGCCCTTCATGACGTATGATCTGTTTGGATATTCCTCGGCCAGTAATGGTCGCCTGCTTGGCTATGTTGGTCTTGTTGCCTCTCTCCTCCAGGGAGGTGTCACTCGCCGTCTTCCACCGCTCCTCTCGGTCAAGACTGGCGTGTTGGCTTGCCTTGCTGCCTTTGCCATGCTCGGTCGCATCACCACCGTCGGTGGTCTATATCTGGCTGCCACATGCCTCGCTACCACTTCGGCTACTGTTGTTTCTGGCCTGAACGCCCTGAGCAGTTTCGAGGCGAGCGAGGATGAACGCGGCAGGAAGCTGGGTGTTATGAGAAGTTGGGGCCAGCTCGGAAGGGGCCTGGGGCCAATTTTGTTCACCAGTGTGTACTGGTGGGCCGGGAGAGGCACAGCCTACACCCTCGGTGCGACGGGCATTGCGGTGGTGAGTGCTCTGGTGTTGTTCGGGTTGAGGACGCCACCTGGGTCGGTGAAGGTCAAGACCAAGACCTCGTCGAAGGTGGAGAAGAGTGAGCTTTAG
- a CDS encoding uncharacterized protein (EggNog:ENOG503PN92; COG:S), whose product MMYTTLHSKTTVATLLTLAAHVAAHGDEYHDEAPSFSLGSPVDNPFVGKWTTSTVWATTTRTITSCPPVNPDCPAHSTVLTTVTIPVSTTICPVTETEAPPPPPPPTTVVPPPPPPPPSTVTATTPTHAPPPPPPPPPPPPPVTETPAPPPPPPPVTETPAPPPPPPPPVTTPAPPPPTTIGTIIPPPITTTTGRPVTAGAATMQKAGGALAVIAVAAALL is encoded by the exons ATGATGTACACCACACTACACAGCAA GACCACAGTCGCCACCCTTCTCACTCTGGCTGCCCATGTGGCGGCCCACGGAGATGAATATCACGACGAGGCACCTTCCTTCTCTCTCGGTAGCCCCGTTGACAACCCGTTCGTGGGCAAGTGGACCACCAGCACCGTCTGGGCGACCACCACCCGCACCATCACCTCTTGCCCACCAGTCAACCCCGACTGCCCGGCTCACTCGACGGTTCTCACCACTGTTACCATTCCTGTCAGCACAACCATCTGCCCCGTGACGGAGACCGaggctcctccccctcctccacctcccacgaCCGTGgtgccccctcctcctccacctcccccgtcgaCAGTCACGGCCACCACGCCCACACacgcccctcctcccccccctcctcccccgcccccgcctcctccggtGACCGAGACCccggcccctcccccgccgcctcctccggtCACCGaaaccccagctcctccccctcctcctcctcccccggtcaccaccccggcccctcctcctcctaccACCATCGGAACCATCATCCCGCCTCCtatcacaaccacaaccggAAGGCCAGTTACCGCCGGAGCTGCAACCATGCAGAAGGCAGGCGGAGCCCTGGCTgtcatcgccgtcgccgcTGCCCTCCTTTAA
- the DLD1_2 gene encoding D-lactate ferricytochrome c oxidoreductase (EggNog:ENOG503NUBF; CAZy:AA4; COG:C; CAZy:AA7) has translation MSATRLARAAKPFGRSLTCLNSTGKQRFSTSAIRRTCTSGSSEQPRQASVWSYSGVMAVAATAGLFGWGMSEFRHGSLPKTMLFDSLYAYPRYASMHEMKQALREIRQEIGGAEDIISTDPDDLHAHGYSEWSTSNPEGLPVAVAYPRSTEQVSTIARICHKYRVPIIPYSGGSSLEGNFSAPFGGISVDFAYMDRIVQFNKNDMDVVVQPSIGWQDLNEQLAKMESGLFFPIDPGPSAKIGGMIGTNCSGTNAVKYGTMKDWVINLTVVLADGTVIKTRRRPRKSSAGYNLNGLFVGSEGTLGLVTEATLKLAVIPEEFSVAVVTFPSIRDAASAAAEVMQTGIPVAAMEIMDEVQMKVVNMGGATAPRVWKEMPTLFFKFSGTKAGVRENIGLVQKITKANKGSNFEFAKDAREQKLLWSARKESLWSMLALRKEGEEVWSTDVAVPFSRLADIIEVSKKEMDELGLFASILGHIGDGNFHESIIYNRRDKAEVKKVEACVKNMVKRALEMEGTCTGEHSIGWGKKESLLWEVGEDTLGVMRAIKMALDPNWIMNPGKIFDRQS, from the exons ATGTCGGCAACCCGTCTTGCGAGGGCAGCCAAGCCCTTTGGCCGCTCTCTCACTTGCTTGAACAGCACAGGCAAACAACGCTTCAGCACAAGTGCCATTCGTCGCACTTGCACCTCCGGCAGCAGTGAACAGCCTAGGCAAGCTTCAGTATGGTCGTACTCGGGTGTCATGGCCGTTGCGGCGACTGCCGGGTTGTTTGGATGGGGCATGTCTGAGTTCCGGCATGGGAGTCTTCCCAAGACCATGCTGTTTGATAGCTTGTACGCCTATCCTAGGTATGCGAGCATGCATGAGATGAAGCAG GCCCTAAGAGAAATCCGACAAGAAATCGGCGGCGCAGAAGACATCATATCCACTGACCCCGACGACCTCCACGCTCACGGGTACTCGGAATGGTCGACTTCCAACCCTGAGGGGCTCCCTGTCGCGGTGGCCTACCCGCGCTCTACAGAACAGGTATCCACTATCGCTCGCATTTGTCACAAGTATCGTGTCCCAATTATTCCGTATTCTGGCGGTTCCAGTCTCGAGGGCAACTTCTCGGCACCTTTCGGGGGCATCAGTGTCGACTTTGCCTACATGGACAGGATCGTCCAGTTCAACAAGAACGACATGGACGTGGTGGTGCAGCCGAGCATTGGCTGGCAGGATTTGAACGagcagctggccaagatggagagcGGGCTCTTCTTTCCTATTGATCCTG GGCCAAGCGCCAAAATAGGCGGCATGATTGGCACCAACTGCTCAGGCACCAACGCGGTGAAGTACGGCACGATGAAAGACTGGGTCATCAACTTGACTGTTGTTCTTGCAGACGGAACAGTGATCAAAACGCGGCGTCGTCCGCGCAAGTCTTCTGCTGGGTACAACCTCAACGGTCTGTTTGTTGGCTCGGAGGGCACATTGGGTCTTGTCACAGAAGCCACGCTTAAGCTCGCTGTCATCCCGGAGGAGTTTTCGGTAGCGGTCGTGACTTTCCCTTCCATTCGTGACGCTGCTTCCGCGGCGGCAGAGGTCATGCAAACGGGCATTCCTGTCGCGGCAATGGAGATCATGGACGAGGTGCAGATGAAGGTGGTCAATATGGGTGGTGCCACGGCGCCGAGGGTGTGGAAGGAGATGCCGACGCTGTTTTTCAAGTTTTCTGGGACAAAGGCAGGAGTGAGGGAGAATATTGGTCTGGTACAGAAGATCACAAAGGCGAATAAGGGGAGCAATTTTGAGTTTGCGAAGGATGCCAGAGAGCAGAAGTTGCTTTGGTcagcgaggaaggagagTCTGTGGAGTATGTTGGCTCTCagaaaggaaggggaggaggtctggAGCACGGATGTGGCGGTGCCATTTAGCCGGTTGGCGGATATCATTGAGGTgagcaagaaggagatggatgagttGGGATTGTTTGCGAGTATATTGGGCCACATTGGGGATGGGAATTTCCACGAGAGCATTATTTATAATCGGCGGGACAAGGctgaggtgaagaaggtggaggcgTGTGTGAAGAATATGGTGAAGAgggcgttggagatggagggaacGTGTACGGGAGAGCATTCGATCGGGTGGGGCAAGAAGGAGAGCTTGctttgggaggtgggagaggatacattgggggtgatg AGGGCTATCAAGATGGCGTTGGACCCAAATTGGATTATGAATCCAGGCAAAATCTTTGACAGGCAAAGCTAG
- a CDS encoding uncharacterized protein (COG:A; EggNog:ENOG503NV3Z), whose translation MVFPLTFFFYFNLFTRSSPLKPSSSLPPPRTPCYPTPTTPTMLPSFIAEGRPPSVGPSSSQSGKSADVELDRSSRSSTSEDVPPMIRQTRGPTQRPFRQQRPGAAGAWSRCSSDQSGGQPRSALRPSRPQYNQNKQRASTVMGPRQPAIIPLEWGQRKNVLVILSDVPEGTSPWDLKQYFSGYGNVIYVELDESVRRPRAGKVRFEPPPRDTSFIDNGRCKILVKGIPHTIDAHFASQYRYESNTIKSPLGNVCAEKMELGLDKFVFGLLTEPTVYMGKKEIPHAASLSLKVDFKRKKLVISFPLKIEQDWEAFRIEIKFGVIKHIYRVDAAPERTVLVLTLVDSPLFWKRRTNEDGSAWADRTTWKENEMWCRAVNVTERTDKSSDRKPVSLDEYSNTIDLGRWTTYWIELSYANLATWSKIEHYLRDWNIKTTDATFTQTPNREPELWSILRESEVVSSTVQANSWAADLAALGPDTTIFLPFDVRYQLEVCISQGILCEYSIGREFLEKLLELADPKGQDPQRARLVLEYAADMGRKIWDPVSLLTDVGALTYYPTTLRLPHYCALVRKVMVTPTKIIFSTPTVETTNRVIRHYWTFQNYFMRIQFTDEQLEGRVRGSDADRDDDLYTRVYRVLFWGIRMGKWHWKFLAFGNSQVRENGAFMFCQPDSHVGDMVPSCDDIRRWMGNFEHIKVVAKYAARLGQCFSTTRVLRGGTFPPIVEIEDINTADGKHCFTDGVGRISPLLSRLVAEDWQVYPPPSAYQFRMGGCKGVLVGWKHAKGTEVHIRPSQEKFSAAYNGLEVVRCSSFSCATLNRQTITILSSLGVPDHVFVDLMREQLSRFDRAMTDGKSAVDMLTSFVDENMTTVSIARMIKSGFMDSNEPFVKTVLQLWRAWSLKTLKEKARLAVEKGAFVLGCVDETGTLRGHSKATEGRQRIRRDQLPQIFLQIPDRDDPSGYKAIAGLCIIGRNPSLHPGDIRVVEAVDVPALRHLRDVVVFPLEGDRDVPSMCSGGDLDGDDFFVIWDEKLLPTEWSHPPMDHTPQPPVTSDSKKSIMESLASFFVLFMKNDRLPFIAHAHLATADAEPQGAKSEKCLKLAEMHSVAVDYVKTGVPAEWSNKLNPRSWPHFMERQKGSYHSKTALGQLYDMVHTQDFDSTKNYQSPFNRRILSRYMLDQEVLKTARKIKTQYDIAMRRILGMLEIRTEFEVWTGFVMSKPRVGSDYKVQEKVGREAAALREQFRAECIKAAGDRHFEKLGPFVAAMYQVTCEEMRIALYQASQPQVLAVGTINARRITARSMPLVTFPWLFPDELGRIASGRENDLIDLGMGNKLKMPRTQEVVNREGLVVEDDENQSDLRDIDFLKMADGRIVHRGEIVHFFQHDDDGDEQQQESVAQFETEGEPTSASEAELITGFESVVITPREELLVPVEEQKDLLSEDDRGTMTRDLLNDDDTGTVKPGDDLLSSSPVTVRSWGVGVAEGKGKQKMLPPTLGDFFAVKKEEEEEEIGEQSEGEEEEVEYEEVVVVPKQETALGKLARYL comes from the exons ATGGTCTTCCCTCTCACCTTCTTTTTTTACTTCAATCTTTTCACCcgatcatcaccactcaagccctcatcctctctcccccccccccgcaCGCCCTGTTATCCTACTCCTACTACTCCTACAATGCTCCCCTCGTTCATCGCTGAAGGGCGACCACCATCTGTGGGCCCCTCCTCAAGTCAGTCCGGAAAGAGTGCGGATGTCGAGCTTGACAGGAGTTCACGATCTTCTACCTCGGAGGATGTTCCCCCGATGATTCGCCAGACTAGAGGGCCTACCCAGCGCCCGTTTCGCCAACAGCGACCTGGGGCTGCCGGTGCTTGGAGTCGATGTAGCAGCGACCAGTCTGGTGGACAACCTCGTAGTGCCCTCCGTCCGTCTCGTCCTCAGTACAACCAAAACAAGCAGCGTGCATCAACCGTGATGGGCCCCCGGCAGCCAGCCATTATTCCCCTTGAATGGGGTCAGCGAAAGAATGTCCTCGTCATACTTAGCGATGTCCCCGAGGGCACTTCTCCTTGGGATTTGAAGCAGTACTTTAGTGGTTACGGCAACGTTATCTACGTGGAGCTGGACGAGAGCGTGAGGAGACCCAGGGCGGGCAAAGTACGATTCGAGCCTCCCCCGAGAGACACCAGCTTTATAGATAATGGGAGGTGCAAGATCTTGGTCAAAGGCATCCCTCATACTATAGACGCCCATTTTGCCTCTCAGTACCGATACGAATCGAACACAATCAAGTCACCGCTGGGAAACGTGTGCGCGGAAAAGATGGAGCTGGGTCTTGACAAGTTTGTTTTCGGGCTTTTGACCGAGCCTACGGTTTAcatggggaagaaggagatccCTCATGCTGCCAGTCTCAGTCTCAAGGTGGACTTTAAGCGGAAGAAGCTCGTCATCAGCTTTCCGCTGAAGATTGAGCAGGATTGGGAGGCATTCCGGATTGAGATCAAGTTTGGAGTTATCAAGCATATTTATCGGGTGGATGCTGCCCCAGAGCGCACCGTCTTGGTTCTGACCCTGGTGGACTCCCCGCTCTTCTGGAAGAGAAGGACGAACGAGGATGGTTCTGCTTGGGCGGATCGAACGACGTGGAAGGAGAATGAGATGTGGTGCCGGGCTGTCAATGTCACCGAGAGGACTGACAAGAGCAGCGATCGAAAGCCGGTGTCTCTTGACGAGTATTCCAATACAATCGACTTGGGCCGATGGACGACGTATTGGATCGAGCTGAGCTATGCCAACCTCGCCACGTGGAGCAAGATTGAACATTACCTCCGAGACTGGAACATCAAGACGACTGACGCCACTTTTACGCAGACACCAAACCGAGAGCCTGAGCTTTGGTCTATTCTCAGAGAGTCCGAAGTGGTTTCTTCAACTGTTCAGGCAAACTCATGGGCGGCGGATTTGGCTGCTCTTGGGCCTGACACGACCATCTTTCTCCCGTTCGACGTCAGGTATCAGCTGGAGGTTTGCATCTCCCAGGGCATCCTGTGCGAATACAGTATTGGGCGTGAGTTtctggagaagctgctcgAGCTTGCAGATCCTAAGGGTCAAGACCCTCAACGAGCACGTTTGGTGCTGGAGTATGCCGCGGATATGGGAAGGAAGATCTGGGATCCGGTGAGTCTGCTTACCGATGTAGGGGCGTTGACTTACTACCCGACCACACTCCGGCTGCCTCATTACTGCGCTCTGGTGCGGAAAGTTATGGTTACGCCGACCAAGATCATATTCAGCACTCCCACAGTCGAGACGACCAACCGAGTAATTCGGCATTACTGGACTTTTCAGAATTACTTTATGCGCATTCAGTTCACGGATGAGCagctggaggggagggtgagagGGAGCGATGCTGACAGGGATGATGACCTCTATACCCGCGTTTATCGAGTCCTCTTTTGGGGCATTCGCATGGGGAAGTGGCACTGGAAGTTTCTGGCGTTTGGGAACTCCCAAGTCAGAGAAAATGGAGCTTTCATGTTTTGTCAGCCTGATAGTCATGTAGGGGACATGGTGCCCAGTTGTGATGACATTCGCAGGTGGATGGGCAATTTTGAACATATCAAGGTGGTTGCAAAGTATGCGGCCCGGCTAGGGCAGTGTTTCTCGACCACGCGTGTGTTGAGGGGTGGAACATTCCCGCCCATCGTCGAGATCGAAGACATCAACACCGCGGACGGCAAGCACTGCTTTACTGATGGTGTGGGCAGGATTTCTCCTCTGCTCTCCAGGCTGGTGGCCGAAGACTGGCAGGTatatccaccaccgtcaGCGTACCAATTCCGCATGGGCGGCTGCAAAGGAGTCCTGGTTGGTTGGAAGCACGCCAAGGGAACGGAGGTTCACATCCGGCCGTCTCAGGAGAAGTTCTCGGCTGCGTACAATGGTCTGGAGGTCGTCCGGTGTTCCAGCTTTTCATGCGCCACGCTCAACCGGCAGACCATCACGATCCTGTCGTCGTTGGGTGTCCCGGACCACGTGTTCGTTGATCTGATGCGCGAGCAGCTATCCAGGTTTGACAGGGCAATGACGGACGGGAAGAGCGCGGTGGACATGCTCACGTCGTTTGTGGACGAGAACATGACCACGGTTAGCATCGCGCGCATGATCAAGAGCGGGTTTATGGACTCGAACGAGCCGTTTGTTAAGACTGTTTTGCAGCTGTGGCGGGCTTGGTCTTTGAAGAcgctcaaggagaaggcgaggttggcggtggagaagggggcttTTGTGCTGGGGTGTGTGGACGAGACGGGGACGCTGAGGGGGCATTCGAAGGCTACGGAGGGGAGGCAGAGGATACGGCGGGATCAACTTCCTCAGATCTTTTTGCAGATTCCTGATCGAGATGATCCGAGCGGATACAAGGCTATTGCTGGGTTGTGTATTATTGGTCGCAACCCTTCTCTGCACCCCGGGGATATTCGCGTGGTGGAAGCGGTGGACGTTCCGGCGTTGAGACATCTTCgtgatgtggtggtttttCCCCTCGAGGGCGACAGAGATGTGCCGAGCATGTGCTCAGGGGGTGATCTGGACGGGGATGACTTTTTTGTCATTTGGGACGAGAAGCTGTTGCCAACGGAGTGGTCGCATCCTCCTATGGACCACACGCCTCAGCCACCTGTGACGAGTGACTCGAAGAAGTCGATCATGGAGAGTTTGGCCTCGTTTTTTGTGTTGTTCATGAAGAACGACAGGTTGCCTTTTATTGCGCACGCTCATCTTGCGACGGCGGATGCGGAGCCGCAGGGGGCGAAGAGTGAGAAGTGTTTGAAGCTTGCCGAGATG CACTCGGTCGCTGTTGACTATGTCAAGACGGGCGTCCCGGCAGAATGGAGCAACAAGCTAAATCCAAGATCGTGGCCTCACTTCATGGAGAGACAGAAGGGCAGTTACCACTCCAAGACTGCTTTGGGACAGCTCTATGACATGGTTCACACGCAAGACTTTGACTCGACGAAGAACTACCAGTCGCCGTTTAACAGACGGATTTTGTCTCGGTATATGCTCGATCAGGAGGTGTTGAAAACAGCACGCAAGATCAAGACGCAATACGACATTGCCATGCGTAGAATCCTCGGCATGCTCGAGATCCGCACCGAGTTTGAAGTCTGGACCGGGTTCGTCATGTCCAAGCCCCGAGTCGGGTCCGACTACAAGGTTCAGGAGAAAGTCGGCAGGGAGGCAGCCGCGCTCAGGGAGCAGTTCCGGGCCGAGTGCATCAAGGCGGCGGGAGATCGGCActttgagaagctggggCCGTTTGTGGCGGCCATGTACCAGGTCACCTGCGAGGAGATGCGGATTGCGCTGTATCAAGCTAGTCAGCCGCAGGTGCTCGCAGTAGGGACGATCAATGCGAGGAGGATCACGGCGAGGTCGATGCCGTTGGTGACGTTTCCTTGGCTTTTCCCCGATGAGCTGGGACGGATTGCCAGTGGGAGGGAAAATGATTTGATTGatctggggatggggaataAACTCAAGATGCCGAGGACGCAGGAGGTTGTCAATagggagggtttggtggtggaggatgatgaaaaTCAGTCTGATCTCCGGGATATCGACTTTCTCAAGATGGCGGATGGGAGAATTGTGCACCGGGGGGAGATTGTGCATTTCTTTCAGCacgacgatgatggtgatgagcagcagcaggagagcGTTGCTCAGTTCGAGACGGAAGGGGAGCCTACTTCGGCGTCGGAGGCTGAGCTGATTACGGGGTTCGAGTCTGTCGTTATTACGCCGCGGGAGGAGCTGCTtgtgccggtggaggagcagaaggatTTGTTGAGTGAGGATGATAGGGGGACGATGACCAGGGATTTgctgaatgatgatgatacagGGACGGTGAAGCCGGGGGATGATCTGCTGAGTTCGAGCCCGGTTACTgtgaggagttggggggttggggttgcggAGGGTAAAGGGAAGCAAAAGATGCTTCCGCCAACGCTGGGGGATTTCTTtgcggtgaagaaggaggaagaagaggaggagattggagagcagtcggagggggaggaggaggaggttgagtatgaggaggtggttgtggtacCGAAGCAGGAGACAGCGCTGGGGAAGTTGGCGAGGTATCTTTAG